A single window of Rudaeicoccus suwonensis DNA harbors:
- a CDS encoding ATP-dependent helicase, translated as MTEPMRYSAVAIADTLGVPSPTAEQIAVTEAPPDAPVLVVAGAGSGKTETMAARVVWLVANRYVDPDEVLGLTFTRKAAGQLAERIGQRLRRLRREGLWTPTPDTDGTPTLGDLPTVQTYHSYAGRLVGEHGLRFGIEPESRLLSEAAAWQVAAEAVLSYDGPMDLVEALDTNVTSGVINLAGEMAEHLVIPAQLGEYLGQLLRTTGDLPSSGRTTVKIQDIAKMRAALAARAQIVPIVERYMQLKRQRSALDFADQMALAARLAQAFPILGALERRRFRAVLLDEFQDTSEAQMVLLRSLFAASADPVRVTAVGDPNQSIYGWRGASATTLATFPQLFADAAGPAKVLQLSTSWRNDSAILDAANRVSAPLRAASAVHVEVLRPRPGAGVGEVTAARLQDLDAEAAYVADWIAQRHTEAGGEWTGRTAAVLCRKRSIMVPVVDALRRRGIPVEVVGVGGLLTTPEVADVVSLLWAVQDPTRGDKLMRLLTGPAVRLGAADLDGLGAWARHLLRRDQPKVDRERSDIEAETRDRPSIIEALDELPSDRWRGPAGERLSGPALERLAGLGRAIRRLRSLTGLPLSELAGEAERALGLDIEVLAIPGQTPETARVHLDGFADVAGSFAASADRPTLGGFLDWLTTAEREERGLDRPYLESEPRAVQVLTVHAAKGLEWDIVAVPGMVEGNFPSHSGKVSWHSELHGWKISPDGEPGNPASWRTNDGAWIVGVEGLPFDLRGDADGLPQLRWAEASDAAELRDAIAEFRSAAGDHALQEERRLAYVAFTRARSQLLLTAAVWTTSATPRLTSRYLTELVDAGLARTDAWADLPEPEPGETAVADPRGSRDASSLWPTDPLAARRAQLADGALRVQEAVARSAGADIPAADDREQEIDLLLRERARQRRREPQVVQVPRHLSASAVVALADDPEAFALQLRRPLPTPPALAARRGTTFHAWIEQHYSRAALVDVVELPGAADADADPDADLAAMKDLFLRSQWASLEPEEIEVAVETWIDGISVRGRIDAVFPRLGGGFTVVDWKTGATPTGRRAQVRALQLAAYRLAYARLRGISTDAVDAAFYYAGTGETVWPPLPADDAIGELLAAIPG; from the coding sequence GTGACCGAGCCGATGAGATACAGCGCCGTCGCGATCGCCGACACGCTCGGGGTGCCGTCGCCGACCGCCGAGCAGATCGCTGTGACCGAGGCGCCGCCGGATGCACCGGTCCTCGTCGTCGCCGGTGCCGGCTCAGGCAAGACCGAGACGATGGCCGCGCGCGTGGTGTGGCTGGTCGCAAACCGGTATGTCGACCCCGACGAGGTGCTCGGGCTGACGTTCACCCGCAAGGCAGCCGGGCAGCTTGCCGAGCGCATCGGTCAACGGCTGCGACGGCTGCGACGCGAGGGGCTGTGGACACCGACACCGGACACCGACGGCACGCCCACGCTCGGAGATCTGCCGACCGTGCAGACCTACCACTCGTATGCCGGGCGGCTGGTGGGCGAGCACGGTCTGCGATTCGGCATCGAGCCGGAGTCACGGCTGCTCTCAGAGGCCGCCGCCTGGCAGGTTGCCGCCGAAGCCGTGTTGTCCTACGACGGCCCGATGGATCTGGTCGAGGCGCTCGACACCAATGTGACCTCCGGTGTGATCAACCTGGCCGGTGAGATGGCCGAACACCTCGTCATACCAGCGCAATTGGGGGAGTATCTCGGCCAATTGCTGCGCACCACCGGTGACCTGCCGTCCTCCGGCCGCACCACCGTGAAGATTCAGGACATCGCCAAAATGCGGGCCGCGCTCGCCGCTCGCGCCCAGATCGTGCCCATCGTCGAGCGGTACATGCAGCTCAAGCGGCAGCGCTCCGCTCTTGACTTCGCCGACCAGATGGCGCTGGCCGCGCGGCTGGCGCAGGCTTTTCCAATTTTGGGTGCTCTTGAGCGCCGTCGTTTCCGGGCCGTCTTGCTGGATGAGTTCCAGGACACCAGTGAGGCCCAGATGGTGCTGCTGCGCTCGCTGTTCGCGGCCTCCGCCGACCCGGTCCGCGTCACGGCCGTCGGCGACCCGAACCAGTCGATCTACGGTTGGCGCGGCGCGAGCGCGACGACGCTGGCCACCTTCCCGCAGCTGTTCGCCGATGCTGCCGGACCGGCGAAGGTGCTTCAGCTGTCGACAAGTTGGCGCAACGACAGCGCCATACTCGACGCGGCGAACCGGGTGTCGGCACCTTTGCGCGCGGCCAGCGCCGTGCACGTCGAGGTCTTGCGCCCGCGCCCCGGGGCCGGCGTCGGCGAGGTGACCGCAGCGCGGCTGCAGGACCTGGACGCCGAGGCCGCGTATGTCGCCGACTGGATCGCGCAGCGGCATACCGAAGCGGGCGGCGAATGGACCGGCCGTACGGCGGCGGTGCTGTGCCGCAAGCGGTCGATCATGGTGCCGGTCGTCGATGCCCTTCGCCGGCGCGGCATCCCGGTCGAGGTGGTCGGTGTCGGGGGTCTGCTCACGACTCCTGAGGTCGCCGATGTCGTGAGTCTTTTGTGGGCAGTGCAGGATCCGACGCGTGGCGACAAGCTGATGAGGCTGCTCACCGGCCCGGCGGTCCGACTCGGCGCGGCTGATCTCGACGGTCTCGGTGCATGGGCGCGCCACCTCTTGCGACGCGACCAGCCGAAGGTCGATCGCGAGCGCAGCGACATCGAGGCCGAAACGCGCGACCGTCCCTCGATCATCGAAGCGCTCGACGAGTTGCCGTCCGACCGCTGGCGAGGCCCTGCCGGTGAACGCCTCAGCGGTCCGGCGCTGGAGCGTCTCGCCGGCCTTGGGCGCGCGATCCGCCGGCTCCGCTCGCTGACGGGTCTGCCGCTGTCGGAGCTTGCCGGTGAGGCCGAGCGTGCGCTCGGTCTCGACATCGAAGTGCTCGCCATACCGGGGCAGACGCCCGAGACGGCCCGCGTGCACCTTGACGGATTCGCCGATGTCGCAGGTAGTTTCGCCGCTTCCGCCGACCGCCCGACCCTCGGCGGATTCCTCGACTGGCTCACGACGGCCGAACGTGAGGAGCGCGGTCTCGACCGGCCGTATCTCGAGAGTGAGCCGCGTGCTGTTCAGGTGTTGACGGTGCACGCCGCCAAGGGCCTCGAGTGGGACATCGTGGCGGTGCCGGGCATGGTGGAAGGTAACTTCCCATCCCATTCCGGCAAGGTGAGCTGGCACAGCGAGTTGCACGGCTGGAAGATCAGCCCCGACGGCGAACCCGGCAATCCGGCGAGCTGGCGCACCAACGACGGCGCGTGGATCGTAGGGGTCGAGGGTCTGCCGTTCGATCTGCGGGGGGACGCCGACGGTTTGCCGCAGCTGCGCTGGGCCGAGGCGTCGGACGCGGCTGAGCTGCGTGACGCGATCGCCGAATTCCGTTCAGCTGCAGGTGATCACGCGCTGCAGGAGGAACGTCGACTCGCGTATGTCGCCTTCACCCGCGCCCGTTCCCAGTTGTTGCTGACCGCGGCGGTGTGGACCACCAGCGCGACACCACGGCTGACGTCGCGCTATCTGACCGAGCTGGTCGACGCAGGCCTCGCGCGCACCGACGCCTGGGCGGATCTGCCCGAACCGGAGCCAGGTGAGACGGCCGTCGCCGACCCGCGCGGCAGCCGCGATGCGAGCAGCCTCTGGCCGACCGATCCGCTGGCGGCGCGGCGTGCCCAGTTGGCAGATGGGGCGCTGCGCGTGCAGGAGGCTGTCGCGCGATCTGCCGGCGCCGACATACCTGCCGCCGACGATCGTGAACAAGAAATCGACCTGTTGCTGCGCGAACGCGCCAGACAGCGTCGTCGTGAGCCGCAGGTGGTCCAGGTGCCGCGGCACTTGTCGGCGTCGGCAGTCGTGGCTCTCGCCGACGATCCCGAGGCGTTCGCATTGCAGTTGCGTCGTCCGCTGCCGACGCCACCCGCGCTGGCCGCACGCCGAGGTACGACCTTCCACGCCTGGATCGAGCAGCACTACTCGCGCGCGGCGCTGGTCGACGTGGTCGAACTCCCCGGAGCTGCCGACGCCGACGCCGATCCGGACGCCGACCTGGCAGCGATGAAGGACCTCTTTCTGCGGTCGCAGTGGGCTTCCTTGGAACCCGAGGAGATCGAGGTCGCCGTCGAGACGTGGATCGACGGGATCTCGGTGCGCGGGCGCATCGACGCGGTCTTCCCGCGCTTGGGCGGAGGTTTCACCGTCGTCGACTGGAAGACCGGTGCCACGCCGACCGGTCGGCGAGCGCAAGTGCGGGCGCTGCAGTTGGCGGCATACCGACTGGCGTATGCGCGGCTGCGAGGCATCTCCACCGACGCGGTGGATGCTGCGTTCTATTACGCCGGCACGGGCGAGACGGTCTGGCCGCCGCTACCAGCGGACGACGCGATCGGGGAGTTGCTGGCGGCCATTCCCGGTTGA
- a CDS encoding phosphotransferase — protein MLRRPLTLAALANSAVHRLRPTSVQGTATGPDDRFQIAFLTDGDGSEWVVRVGLTTAAGAQMEASRALLKLLAKRLPYAVPHIEGTTVTADGDTVAVMPRLPGTALVWRELEPGSALARSIGQAVATLHDIDPRVVEEAGLPTYDADAYRARRLATLDRAAATGLVPTGLLARWERALEEVTLWKFATCTVHGPLQGSQVLIDDASAITAITGWEAAGVSDPAEDFAVLSVLADPAAFDTVLESYAAARRDSPDIHLERRVRLAAELQRVNALMNAVAADDKERVQRRTAALRRLDAATQDDHSLMPPTPGRRRPAAVEDDSAGQVDPRDIKVVELSESNEDDETVEIPISRPAPRPQSSKGAAASAGTANATNGVPPAGDESDTLPESSTYPIDDDSTT, from the coding sequence GTGCTCCGCCGTCCCCTGACCCTTGCCGCACTCGCCAACTCAGCCGTGCACCGCCTGCGCCCCACCAGCGTGCAGGGCACCGCAACCGGCCCGGATGACCGCTTCCAGATCGCCTTCCTCACCGACGGCGACGGGAGCGAGTGGGTGGTGCGCGTCGGCCTGACCACGGCAGCGGGCGCCCAGATGGAGGCCTCGCGGGCTTTGCTGAAGCTGCTGGCCAAGCGCCTGCCGTATGCCGTGCCGCACATCGAGGGCACCACGGTCACCGCCGATGGCGACACCGTCGCGGTGATGCCCCGCCTTCCCGGCACTGCGCTCGTATGGCGCGAACTCGAGCCCGGAAGCGCTCTCGCGCGCAGCATCGGCCAGGCCGTTGCGACCCTGCACGACATCGATCCGCGGGTCGTCGAGGAGGCTGGGCTGCCCACGTACGACGCGGACGCCTACCGCGCACGGCGCCTCGCGACCCTCGATCGTGCGGCGGCGACCGGGCTGGTGCCGACCGGCCTGCTGGCGCGCTGGGAGCGCGCGCTGGAGGAGGTCACTTTGTGGAAGTTCGCGACCTGCACCGTGCACGGGCCGCTGCAGGGCTCGCAGGTGCTGATCGACGACGCATCCGCGATCACCGCGATCACCGGGTGGGAAGCCGCCGGTGTCTCCGACCCTGCCGAGGACTTCGCGGTCCTCTCGGTGCTGGCCGATCCGGCGGCCTTCGACACCGTCCTCGAGTCGTATGCCGCAGCCCGGCGCGACTCCCCCGACATCCATCTCGAACGACGGGTGCGACTGGCTGCGGAACTGCAGCGAGTCAATGCGCTGATGAATGCCGTCGCCGCGGACGACAAAGAGCGTGTGCAGCGTCGCACAGCCGCGCTGCGCCGACTGGATGCGGCCACTCAGGACGACCATTCGCTGATGCCGCCCACACCGGGTCGTCGTCGTCCCGCTGCGGTCGAGGACGACAGCGCCGGTCAGGTCGACCCGCGAGACATCAAGGTGGTGGAGCTGTCGGAGTCGAATGAGGACGACGAGACGGTCGAGATCCCGATCAGCCGTCCGGCGCCGCGACCGCAGTCGTCCAAGGGCGCTGCGGCTTCGGCGGGCACTGCGAATGCGACGAACGGCGTGCCCCCCGCTGGCGACGAGTCCGACACGTTGCCTGAGTCGTCGACCTACCCGATCGACGACGACAGCACGACCTGA
- the nudC gene encoding NAD(+) diphosphatase, whose amino-acid sequence MPATSQTGFDLILSRTSLDRAGNRRHDPQLVASLISSPTTRVLEMYGERVRLTGAAATRLPLREPRPADEDGLVVFLGEIDGADLVCVIRDRADADDDQVVGLRQLGAQLHADDVSILVTAAGIANWHATQGFCSFCGHRTVITEAGWARHCNGCGKDHYPRTDPAVIMSVIDDDDRILLARGHNFAGKGMSVLAGFVEPGESLEAAVAREVMEEVGVPITDARFLDNQPWPFPSSLMIGYTCHATETELTIDPGEIARARWFSREELATCVAEGDVLLSPRLSIARHLIEHWYGGPIEQPAEAAFLRRS is encoded by the coding sequence GTGCCCGCAACATCGCAAACTGGTTTTGATCTGATCCTTTCCCGCACCAGCCTCGACAGGGCGGGCAACCGGCGGCACGATCCGCAGTTGGTGGCTTCGCTGATCTCGTCACCGACCACCAGAGTCCTCGAGATGTATGGCGAGCGCGTCCGCCTCACTGGCGCCGCCGCGACACGGCTGCCCCTTCGCGAGCCGCGCCCGGCGGACGAGGACGGCCTCGTGGTCTTCCTCGGCGAGATCGACGGCGCCGACCTTGTGTGCGTGATCCGCGACCGCGCCGACGCCGACGACGACCAGGTCGTGGGGCTGCGTCAACTCGGCGCGCAGCTGCACGCCGACGATGTCAGCATCCTGGTCACCGCGGCAGGAATCGCGAACTGGCATGCAACACAAGGCTTTTGCAGTTTCTGTGGTCACCGCACCGTGATCACCGAGGCCGGCTGGGCTCGGCATTGCAACGGGTGCGGCAAGGATCACTACCCACGCACCGACCCCGCCGTCATCATGTCCGTCATCGACGACGACGACCGCATCCTGCTGGCACGCGGCCACAACTTCGCGGGCAAGGGTATGTCGGTGCTCGCTGGTTTCGTTGAGCCTGGCGAATCGCTCGAGGCCGCGGTCGCCCGCGAGGTCATGGAGGAGGTCGGCGTGCCCATCACCGATGCACGGTTTCTGGACAATCAGCCCTGGCCCTTCCCGTCCTCGTTGATGATCGGTTACACCTGCCACGCGACGGAGACGGAATTGACGATCGACCCGGGCGAGATCGCTCGCGCCCGCTGGTTCAGCCGTGAGGAGCTGGCGACCTGTGTCGCCGAGGGCGACGTGCTGTTGTCGCCGCGGCTGTCGATCGCGCGTCATCTGATCGAGCACTGGTATGGCGGGCCCATCGAGCAGCCCGCCGAAGCTGCATTCCTGCGCCGGTCCTGA
- a CDS encoding ATP-dependent DNA helicase UvrD2, whose product MVDADEILAGLDPEQREVASNPLGPMCVLAGAGTGKTRAITHRIAYGVHSGAYRPDRVLAVTFTARAAGEMRTRLRGLGLPAVQARTFHAASLRQLQYFWPKAIGGPTPEILKQKAPVVGEAGARLRLQLDRVVIRDLAAEIEWAKVSMLTPETYRAAATRAGRSPAELDVTAMARLWETYEEVKAERGVIDFEDVLLLMAGVMVDHPDIATTVRQQYRHFVVDEYQDVNTLQQTLLDLWVGERPDLCVVGDPAQTIYSFTGASPEHLTGFARRRAGTRTVRLVRNYRSTPQIVGLANLVLSAGPRRADSVQLQAQSASGAEPTLTALSDDDAEAAYVVGEIKKLLSQGYSASEIAILYRVNAQSEALEQALAAADVPYLVRGGERFFQRKEVRQALVYLRGGARGDDGSEPLGRMVRDLITSAGWSVQRPSGGAVLERWQSLNALAELADDLSAADESMRVRDFVAELDRRAAEQHAPTVDGVTLASLHAAKGLEWDAVFLIGCSDGLLPISLAEGPAAIEEERRLLYVGLTRARRHLGLSWAAARNPGGRASRRPSRFLDPAAAVLGDGARSAPKSGGGRSTGGRRQVKSLKPRKCRTCGADLDTAAELKIGRCNSCPSTYDQSQFEALRAWRLAVATAMKVPAFVVFTDATLIAIAETVPATAAQLSTVSGVGAQKLARYSESVLAVLSGTDPEDAAARCVAQTAEGE is encoded by the coding sequence ATGGTCGACGCAGACGAGATCCTCGCCGGACTCGACCCCGAGCAACGCGAGGTCGCCAGCAATCCGCTCGGCCCGATGTGTGTGCTTGCCGGTGCCGGCACCGGCAAGACGCGCGCGATCACCCATCGCATCGCGTATGGCGTGCACTCCGGCGCCTACCGGCCCGACCGGGTGCTGGCCGTGACGTTCACGGCGCGAGCCGCCGGGGAGATGCGCACTCGATTGCGCGGCCTGGGGCTGCCGGCGGTGCAGGCCCGCACCTTCCATGCGGCCTCGTTGCGGCAGTTGCAGTATTTCTGGCCCAAGGCGATCGGCGGCCCGACCCCGGAGATCCTCAAACAGAAGGCACCGGTCGTTGGCGAAGCCGGCGCACGGCTGCGCCTGCAACTGGACCGCGTCGTGATCCGTGACCTGGCCGCCGAGATCGAATGGGCGAAGGTTTCGATGCTCACTCCGGAGACCTACCGCGCGGCCGCGACGCGGGCCGGGCGGTCCCCGGCCGAGCTCGACGTCACCGCGATGGCGCGGTTGTGGGAGACCTACGAAGAAGTCAAGGCCGAGCGCGGCGTGATCGACTTCGAGGACGTGCTCCTGCTGATGGCCGGCGTCATGGTCGACCACCCCGACATCGCCACCACGGTGCGCCAGCAGTACCGACACTTCGTCGTCGACGAATACCAGGACGTCAACACCCTGCAGCAGACGCTGCTCGACCTGTGGGTGGGGGAGCGTCCCGACTTGTGTGTCGTCGGCGACCCGGCCCAGACCATCTATTCGTTCACCGGCGCCTCGCCGGAGCACCTCACCGGCTTCGCGCGTCGTCGTGCGGGCACGCGCACGGTGCGATTGGTTCGCAACTACCGCTCGACGCCGCAGATCGTCGGGTTGGCCAATCTCGTCCTGTCAGCCGGGCCGCGCCGGGCCGACAGCGTGCAGTTGCAGGCGCAGTCGGCGTCCGGAGCAGAGCCCACGCTGACCGCCCTGTCCGATGACGACGCCGAAGCGGCATACGTCGTCGGAGAAATCAAAAAGCTTCTCAGCCAAGGATATTCGGCCAGTGAGATCGCGATTCTCTATCGCGTGAACGCACAATCGGAGGCGCTCGAGCAGGCGCTCGCGGCCGCCGACGTGCCCTATCTCGTGCGTGGCGGCGAGCGATTCTTTCAGCGGAAGGAGGTCCGGCAGGCACTGGTCTACCTGCGCGGTGGCGCCAGGGGTGACGACGGATCTGAGCCGCTGGGTCGCATGGTGCGCGACCTCATCACGAGTGCGGGGTGGTCGGTGCAGCGCCCCTCCGGCGGTGCGGTGCTCGAGCGGTGGCAGTCGCTCAACGCGCTCGCCGAACTCGCCGACGACCTGAGTGCCGCCGACGAGAGTATGCGGGTGCGTGACTTCGTCGCCGAACTCGACCGCAGGGCTGCCGAGCAGCACGCGCCTACCGTCGACGGGGTCACCCTTGCCTCGCTGCATGCGGCCAAAGGGCTTGAGTGGGATGCCGTCTTCCTCATCGGCTGTTCCGACGGGCTCCTGCCGATCTCGCTGGCCGAGGGGCCGGCAGCGATCGAGGAAGAACGTCGCCTGCTGTATGTCGGGCTCACCCGCGCTCGGCGGCATCTCGGCCTCAGCTGGGCAGCCGCACGCAACCCGGGCGGTCGCGCATCACGTCGGCCGTCACGCTTCCTCGACCCTGCGGCGGCCGTTCTCGGTGATGGAGCACGCAGTGCGCCGAAGTCCGGGGGTGGCCGCAGCACCGGTGGTCGCCGTCAGGTGAAGTCGCTCAAACCCCGCAAATGCCGCACCTGCGGCGCCGACCTCGACACGGCCGCCGAGCTCAAGATCGGCCGGTGCAACAGCTGCCCGTCGACCTACGACCAGTCGCAGTTCGAGGCGCTGCGCGCGTGGCGCCTCGCCGTCGCCACCGCCATGAAGGTACCGGCGTTCGTGGTTTTCACCGACGCGACGCTGATCGCGATCGCCGAGACCGTGCCGGCCACCGCCGCGCAGTTGTCGACCGTGTCCGGCGTCGGTGCACAAAAGCTCGCCAGGTATTCCGAGTCGGTCCTCGCAGTCCTGTCAGGGACGGACCCCGAGGATGCCGCTGCTCGCTGCGTGGCGCAGACCGCCGAGGGTGAGTGA
- a CDS encoding WhiB family transcriptional regulator, giving the protein MMLTALIDATQEVEGQDEALPCRVNDPELWFAERPADVEFAKALCATCPLRAACLASALDREEPWGVWGGELFLQGVVIPRKRPRGRPRKETVAA; this is encoded by the coding sequence ATGATGCTGACCGCATTGATCGACGCCACGCAGGAGGTCGAGGGGCAGGACGAGGCGCTGCCGTGCCGGGTGAACGACCCCGAGCTGTGGTTCGCGGAGCGACCCGCGGACGTGGAGTTCGCCAAGGCGCTCTGCGCAACATGTCCGCTGCGCGCGGCCTGCTTGGCCAGTGCACTGGATCGCGAAGAGCCGTGGGGGGTATGGGGAGGCGAGTTGTTCCTCCAGGGCGTGGTGATCCCGCGCAAGCGGCCGCGTGGTCGTCCTCGCAAAGAGACGGTTGCGGCATGA
- a CDS encoding ABC1 kinase family protein has protein sequence MTDLPRKTVVRTARLASLPLGVGARAAIGLGKRVGGRPAEVVAAEMQAQTAAQLFKVLGGLKGGAMKFGQSMSMFEAALPDDVAAPYRATLTKLQDSAPAMPTSSLHAALAEQLGDQWRSRFVEFEDKPRAAASIGQVHHAVWKDGREVAVKVQYPGAAQALMSDLNQLSRVLRLTTGWVPGLDVAPILAELKGRMAEETDYGLEASMQEQFSAAYADDPHYLLPQVVTATDRVIVSDWIDGIPLAEIITHGTQEQRDLAAARYFEFLVGGPDRAGLLHADPHPGNFRLLDDGRLGVLDFGAVNRLPDGLPVAMGELMTAALREDADTVLDGLRAEGFVKESIKVDPDDLLDYLGIFLEPLRHNEFRFDRPWLRSIFSYINDPRNDNFAVGLRLNLPPQYLLIHRAWLGGIAVLSQIGGTVPAREIFTRCVPGAALPPLE, from the coding sequence ATGACCGATTTGCCACGCAAGACCGTCGTGCGCACTGCCCGCCTCGCGAGCCTTCCGCTCGGCGTCGGCGCACGCGCGGCGATCGGCCTGGGCAAACGCGTCGGTGGTCGCCCCGCCGAAGTAGTCGCAGCCGAGATGCAGGCGCAGACCGCAGCACAACTGTTCAAGGTGCTCGGCGGTCTCAAGGGCGGAGCGATGAAATTCGGCCAGTCGATGTCCATGTTCGAGGCGGCGCTGCCCGACGACGTCGCTGCGCCATACCGGGCGACGCTGACCAAGCTGCAGGATTCCGCACCTGCCATGCCGACGTCCTCCCTGCATGCTGCGCTGGCGGAGCAGTTGGGTGACCAATGGCGTTCGCGGTTCGTCGAATTCGAGGACAAACCGCGTGCCGCCGCCTCCATCGGTCAGGTGCACCACGCAGTGTGGAAGGACGGCCGCGAGGTTGCCGTCAAGGTGCAGTATCCCGGCGCTGCGCAGGCCCTCATGTCCGACCTCAACCAGCTCTCGCGGGTGCTGCGGCTGACGACGGGGTGGGTGCCGGGGCTCGACGTCGCCCCGATCCTCGCCGAATTGAAGGGCCGTATGGCGGAGGAAACCGACTACGGCCTCGAAGCCTCGATGCAGGAGCAGTTTTCCGCCGCATATGCCGACGACCCGCACTATCTGCTCCCTCAGGTGGTGACCGCGACCGACCGCGTCATCGTCAGCGACTGGATCGACGGCATCCCCCTGGCCGAGATCATCACGCACGGCACCCAGGAACAACGCGACCTCGCGGCCGCCCGCTATTTCGAGTTCCTGGTCGGCGGCCCCGATCGCGCCGGCCTGCTGCATGCGGATCCGCATCCGGGCAACTTCCGGCTGCTGGACGACGGCCGACTCGGTGTGCTGGATTTCGGCGCCGTGAATCGCCTCCCGGACGGTCTGCCGGTCGCGATGGGCGAGCTGATGACCGCCGCGCTGCGGGAGGACGCCGACACCGTGCTCGACGGACTGCGCGCGGAAGGCTTTGTCAAAGAATCAATCAAGGTCGACCCGGACGACCTGCTGGACTATCTGGGAATCTTCCTGGAACCGTTGCGGCACAACGAGTTCCGTTTCGACCGGCCCTGGCTGCGCAGCATCTTCAGCTACATCAACGATCCTCGTAACGACAACTTCGCAGTCGGATTGCGGCTCAACCTGCCGCCGCAGTACCTCCTGATCCACCGTGCCTGGCTGGGTGGCATCGCGGTGTTGAGCCAGATCGGCGGCACGGTGCCGGCCCGCGAAATCTTCACTCGGTGCGTGCCCGGCGCCGCCCTGCCGCCGCTGGAGTGA
- a CDS encoding M48 family metallopeptidase, whose translation MDLPPNVEVRRSARRRRTVSAYREGDRIVVLVPARITRAEESRLVAEMVRKVESAGDRSPHTDDELHAHALQLSKIHLGGLAHPASVRWVSNQNSRWGSCTPVNGTIRLSDRLIGMPAYVRDYVLLHELAHLLQPDHGRSFWALLEAYPHLERARGFLDGVGYAGGVTPADDGSGSDDADTDATDGGVASSIPD comes from the coding sequence ATGGACCTGCCGCCCAACGTCGAAGTGCGGCGCTCTGCGCGTCGCCGTCGCACGGTCTCGGCATACCGCGAGGGCGATCGCATCGTGGTGCTGGTCCCGGCGCGGATCACCCGGGCGGAGGAGTCCCGGCTGGTTGCCGAGATGGTCCGCAAGGTCGAGTCCGCAGGTGATCGCAGCCCGCACACCGACGACGAGTTGCACGCTCATGCGCTGCAGTTGTCCAAGATCCACCTCGGTGGGCTCGCCCATCCGGCATCGGTGCGGTGGGTGAGCAACCAGAACTCCCGGTGGGGGTCGTGCACCCCGGTCAACGGCACGATCCGGCTGTCGGACCGGCTCATCGGTATGCCGGCCTATGTCCGCGACTACGTGCTGTTGCACGAACTGGCGCACCTGCTGCAGCCCGACCATGGCCGCAGCTTCTGGGCGCTGCTGGAGGCGTACCCGCACCTCGAGCGCGCTCGCGGGTTCCTCGACGGTGTCGGTTATGCCGGCGGGGTGACACCCGCGGACGACGGGAGCGGCTCCGACGACGCGGACACCGATGCAACCGACGGCGGCGTCGCAAGCAGCATCCCCGATTGA
- a CDS encoding NUDIX hydrolase encodes MTTDPTTGSASCAAAQSGPAAPGAAADRLWLDARRLLTAAPASPQRNEFLAHLEAFPDAMWRHGPPDHFTASAVVFDASRTQVLLVLHKKARLWLQPGGHFEDGDGSVEAAALREASEESGINGLSVIPGALFLHHHPLTAAFGRCRSHLDLRLAATAPADAPIAVSDESDDVRWWPVEHLPSDTDPELGDCIATLARA; translated from the coding sequence GTGACAACCGACCCCACCACTGGGTCAGCATCATGCGCCGCCGCACAGTCGGGTCCTGCGGCGCCCGGTGCCGCCGCAGATCGGTTGTGGCTCGATGCACGGCGGCTGCTGACCGCGGCGCCGGCATCACCGCAACGGAATGAATTCCTCGCTCACCTCGAGGCGTTTCCAGACGCGATGTGGCGGCACGGGCCGCCGGATCACTTCACCGCCAGCGCCGTCGTCTTCGACGCGAGCCGCACACAGGTCCTGCTCGTGCTGCACAAGAAGGCGCGGCTGTGGTTGCAACCGGGCGGACACTTCGAGGACGGCGACGGTTCGGTCGAGGCGGCGGCCCTGCGCGAGGCATCGGAAGAGTCCGGCATCAACGGGCTGAGCGTCATACCCGGCGCCTTGTTCTTGCACCATCACCCGCTGACCGCGGCATTCGGGCGATGCCGGTCGCACCTGGATCTGCGATTGGCGGCGACCGCACCCGCGGACGCGCCGATCGCGGTCTCGGACGAGTCGGACGATGTGCGGTGGTGGCCGGTCGAGCACCTGCCGAGCGACACCGACCCCGAGCTCGGCGACTGCATCGCGACACTGGCACGCGCGTGA